From Myxococcales bacterium, a single genomic window includes:
- a CDS encoding alpha/beta hydrolase: MRARSAAVLLCNPFGEEAARAHRIYRVLATQLERAGYACLRFDYAHTGDSAGDAHDATIAGWIADVRTAAAALREASGSPRVALVGLRLGATLATLATGDDLVARHLIAWDPVVDGRAYLRELGAQHAAFMRDEIGPHWRPPPDRADGTPREALGTPISDALATGMAAIDLTRAPPRADLITLITTRAGATSPWPGAQQVELAASAAWNSDAAVNAAVVPMDIVNAIVTRIEATIP; the protein is encoded by the coding sequence TTGCGCGCGCGGAGCGCCGCGGTGCTGCTGTGCAACCCGTTCGGCGAGGAGGCCGCGCGCGCCCATCGGATCTACCGCGTGCTGGCGACGCAGCTCGAGCGGGCCGGCTACGCGTGCCTGCGGTTCGACTACGCCCACACCGGCGACTCGGCCGGCGACGCTCACGACGCCACGATCGCCGGGTGGATCGCCGACGTGCGCACCGCCGCCGCGGCGCTGCGCGAGGCCAGCGGCAGCCCGCGGGTGGCGCTGGTCGGGCTGCGGCTCGGCGCGACCCTCGCCACGCTGGCGACCGGCGACGACCTGGTCGCGCGGCACCTGATCGCGTGGGATCCCGTCGTCGACGGGCGCGCGTACCTGCGCGAGCTCGGGGCGCAGCACGCGGCGTTCATGCGCGACGAGATCGGCCCGCACTGGCGGCCGCCGCCGGACCGCGCCGACGGCACCCCGCGCGAGGCCCTGGGCACGCCGATCAGCGACGCGCTCGCGACCGGGATGGCGGCGATCGACCTGACCCGCGCGCCGCCGCGCGCCGACCTGATCACGCTGATCACCACCCGCGCCGGCGCGACCTCGCCGTGGCCGGGCGCGCAACAGGTCGAGCTCGCCGCCAGCGCGGCCTGGAACTCGGACGCCGCCGTCAACGCCGCGGTGGTGCCCATGGACATCGTCAACGCCATCGTCACGCGCATCGAGGCCACGATCCCATGA
- a CDS encoding polysaccharide deacetylase family protein has product MFRARVKSVAKQVLARSTRGRMIWRGPADSRRVAITFDDGPGELTEAYLDVLAELGVPATFFVMGYYLDQQHLPGAVGKYLRGGHQLAGHGYFHERFTTLGALAMREELTRMERALGPMPWGKWVRPPHGSIGPRDASVMLALDYTVAMWSFDSCDYDGASADVLIERCAPARVAPGEVMLFHEACPATLTALPTIVRRLQADGYELVTMADLLAR; this is encoded by the coding sequence GTGTTCCGCGCGCGCGTCAAGTCGGTCGCCAAGCAGGTCCTCGCGCGCTCGACCCGCGGCCGGATGATCTGGCGCGGCCCCGCCGACAGCCGCCGGGTCGCGATCACGTTCGACGACGGGCCGGGCGAGCTGACCGAGGCCTACCTCGACGTCCTCGCGGAGCTCGGCGTGCCGGCGACCTTCTTCGTGATGGGCTACTACCTCGACCAGCAGCACCTGCCGGGCGCGGTCGGCAAGTACCTGCGCGGCGGCCACCAGCTCGCCGGCCACGGCTACTTCCACGAGCGGTTCACCACGCTGGGCGCGCTGGCGATGCGCGAGGAGCTGACCCGGATGGAGCGCGCGCTCGGCCCGATGCCGTGGGGCAAGTGGGTGCGGCCGCCGCACGGCTCGATCGGCCCGCGCGACGCGTCGGTGATGCTGGCCCTGGACTACACCGTCGCGATGTGGTCGTTCGACAGCTGCGACTACGACGGCGCCAGCGCCGACGTGCTGATCGAGCGGTGCGCGCCGGCGCGGGTGGCGCCGGGCGAGGTGATGCTGTTCCACGAGGCCTGCCCGGCGACGCTGACCGCGCTGCCGACGATCGTCCGGCGCCTGCAGGCCGACGGCTACGAGCTGGTCACGATGGCCGACCTGCTGGCGCGCTGA
- a CDS encoding cyclic nucleotide-binding domain-containing protein, with product MSDAPAGPAPLDLAGKSTLEILAQIDIFAGLPPVHLRRVVDIGVEEQYKIGANVFQEGEAGDKFYQILEGAVRISRFVPGMGEEALAVLRPGAYFGEMSLIDDAPRSATAVCHEKCRLFVVNRRDLEDLLFVDRDLAYELLWNFVRTLSRRLRATNDKMTFLATTSKF from the coding sequence ATGTCTGACGCCCCCGCTGGACCCGCGCCGCTCGACCTCGCGGGCAAGTCCACCCTCGAGATCCTGGCGCAGATCGATATCTTCGCCGGACTGCCGCCCGTGCACCTCCGCCGCGTCGTCGACATCGGCGTCGAGGAGCAATACAAGATCGGCGCGAACGTGTTCCAGGAGGGCGAGGCGGGCGACAAGTTCTACCAGATCCTCGAGGGCGCGGTCCGCATCAGCCGGTTCGTGCCGGGCATGGGCGAGGAGGCCCTCGCGGTGCTGCGCCCCGGCGCGTACTTCGGCGAGATGTCGCTCATCGACGACGCGCCCCGCTCGGCCACCGCCGTGTGCCACGAGAAGTGCCGGCTGTTCGTGGTCAACCGGCGCGACCTCGAGGACCTGCTGTTCGTCGACCGCGACCTCGCGTACGAGCTCCTGTGGAACTTCGTGCGCACCCTGTCGCGGCGCCTGCGGGCGACCAACGACAAGATGACCTTCCTGGCCACGACCTCGAAGTTCTAG
- a CDS encoding ATP synthase F0 subunit C codes for MSHRSIKKITSFLTFLMVTCLASVAFAQGADGAKMQVAGNSGLIALGAALGLGIAALGGALGQGRAAATALDGIARNPGAADKIRGPMILGLALIESLVIYALIVAFLLLGKIP; via the coding sequence ATGAGCCACCGTTCGATCAAGAAGATCACCTCGTTCCTCACCTTCCTGATGGTCACCTGCCTCGCGAGCGTCGCGTTCGCGCAGGGCGCCGACGGCGCCAAGATGCAGGTCGCCGGCAACTCGGGTCTGATCGCGCTCGGCGCGGCGCTCGGCCTCGGCATCGCCGCTCTCGGTGGCGCGCTCGGCCAGGGCCGCGCGGCCGCGACCGCGCTCGACGGCATCGCCCGCAACCCGGGCGCCGCCGACAAGATCCGCGGCCCGATGATTCTCGGCCTCGCCCTCATCGAGTCGCTGGTCATCTACGCGCTCATCGTCGCCTTCCTCCTGCTCGGCAAGATTCCCTGA
- the atpB gene encoding F0F1 ATP synthase subunit A, with translation MGEHGTWFDFLNRFSFWQTLMEKADNLFGRKKPMLLVFQESHFTLAHVLVTLLVLLFVIYGALQFKGGLASADGGLVPPRRMNIRNFFEVMAEMVYGMVEGAMGPHNAPRFFPLVGALWVFILFGNLIGLVPGFISPNDTIKTNLALAGTVFIATHVYGIKEHGLAYFKHFLGPTPALAPLMLPIEIVSHIARPISLTLRLMGNMVADHKVVFSFFMLVPILVPIPFMLLGLLVCLVQAIVFCTLTMVYLGMAVEHEEH, from the coding sequence ATGGGTGAACACGGAACCTGGTTCGACTTCCTCAACCGCTTCTCCTTCTGGCAAACGCTGATGGAGAAGGCGGACAACCTGTTCGGCCGCAAGAAGCCGATGCTGCTGGTGTTCCAGGAGAGCCACTTCACGCTCGCGCACGTGCTCGTGACGCTCTTGGTGCTCCTGTTCGTCATCTACGGCGCGCTGCAGTTCAAGGGCGGCCTGGCGTCGGCCGACGGCGGCCTCGTGCCGCCGCGCCGGATGAACATCCGCAACTTCTTCGAGGTCATGGCCGAGATGGTCTACGGCATGGTCGAGGGCGCGATGGGTCCGCACAACGCGCCGCGGTTCTTCCCGCTGGTCGGCGCGCTCTGGGTCTTCATCCTGTTCGGCAACCTGATCGGCCTGGTGCCGGGCTTCATCTCGCCCAACGACACGATCAAGACCAACCTGGCCCTGGCCGGCACCGTCTTCATCGCGACCCACGTCTACGGCATCAAGGAGCACGGCCTCGCGTACTTCAAGCACTTCCTCGGCCCGACCCCGGCCCTGGCGCCGCTGATGCTGCCGATCGAGATCGTCAGCCACATCGCCCGCCCGATCTCGCTGACGCTGCGGCTCATGGGCAACATGGTCGCCGACCACAAGGTCGTGTTCTCGTTCTTCATGCTGGTGCCGATCCTGGTGCCCATCCCGTTCATGCTGCTCGGCCTGCTGGTCTGCCTGGTCCAGGCCATCGTCTTCTGCACGCTCACGATGGTCTACCTGGGCATGGCGGTGGAGCACGAGGAGCACTGA
- a CDS encoding ATP synthase subunit I: MPRIERLNYLFGGVLVIVCAVATRRDQALGAAVGVALTCLNFWFMNRLIGRWIDDAKRGDGVGANRIALIMPKMVALMGAVVLSLAFLPIDAIFFVIGYSVFIVSIVVEGVLSVLRPAPSTPDSPDESSTPTSSS; the protein is encoded by the coding sequence ATGCCCCGCATCGAGCGCCTGAACTACCTGTTCGGCGGCGTGCTGGTGATCGTGTGCGCCGTCGCGACCCGCCGCGACCAGGCGCTCGGCGCCGCGGTCGGCGTGGCGCTCACGTGCCTGAACTTCTGGTTCATGAACCGGCTCATCGGTCGCTGGATCGACGACGCCAAGCGCGGCGACGGCGTCGGCGCCAACCGCATCGCGCTGATCATGCCCAAGATGGTGGCGCTCATGGGCGCGGTCGTCCTGTCCCTCGCGTTCCTGCCGATCGACGCGATCTTCTTCGTCATCGGCTATTCGGTCTTCATCGTGTCGATCGTCGTCGAGGGTGTGCTGAGCGTGCTGCGCCCGGCCCCGTCGACCCCCGACTCGCCCGACGAATCGTCCACTCCCACGTCTTCGAGCTAG
- a CDS encoding AtpZ/AtpI family protein yields MGLREDSITTTPTTQASTAGVRRAAPYAAKTRDYYRSLSASSVGIELSVSVLIGMFFGRWLDGRIGTSPWMMILFLCLGFTAGMRAIYRFVRQADRDADRAEAEAAAEAGASQP; encoded by the coding sequence ATGGGACTTCGCGAAGATAGCATCACCACCACGCCCACGACGCAGGCCTCGACGGCCGGCGTGCGACGCGCCGCGCCTTACGCGGCCAAGACCCGGGACTACTACCGGTCGCTGTCGGCCAGCTCGGTCGGCATCGAGCTGTCGGTGTCGGTGCTCATCGGCATGTTCTTCGGGCGCTGGCTCGACGGCCGCATCGGCACCAGCCCCTGGATGATGATCCTGTTCCTGTGCCTCGGCTTCACCGCTGGCATGCGCGCGATCTACCGCTTCGTCCGCCAGGCCGATCGCGACGCGGATCGCGCCGAGGCCGAAGCCGCCGCCGAGGCCGGAGCATCCCAGCCGTGA
- a CDS encoding glycosyltransferase, translating to MTRRSVVVPAYDEAARLGPTLARIAAHHAGADVEVIVVDDGSRDATAAIAAAAGARVLRHAVNRGKGAAVRTGVLAATGDRILVCDADLATPIEAVARLDAALDAGADLAIGSRHVADARIEVAQPWHRRVLGRGFRVLVKRGLGIAARDAMCGFKLMTRAAGRDLFGRARIDRWAFDVEILYLARDRWQVAEVPVPWRHVEGSRVSVATAGPRAALDLIAIRLRGRG from the coding sequence GTGACGCGCCGGTCGGTGGTGGTGCCGGCCTACGACGAGGCGGCGCGGCTCGGCCCGACGCTGGCCCGGATCGCGGCCCACCACGCCGGCGCCGACGTCGAGGTGATCGTCGTCGATGATGGCTCGCGCGACGCCACCGCCGCGATCGCCGCGGCCGCCGGCGCGCGGGTGCTGCGCCACGCGGTCAACCGCGGCAAGGGCGCCGCGGTCCGCACCGGCGTGCTGGCGGCGACCGGCGATCGCATCCTGGTGTGCGACGCTGACCTGGCGACGCCGATCGAGGCGGTCGCGCGGCTGGACGCCGCGCTCGACGCCGGCGCCGATCTCGCGATCGGCTCGCGCCACGTCGCCGACGCGCGCATCGAGGTCGCGCAGCCCTGGCACCGCCGCGTGCTCGGCCGCGGCTTCCGCGTGCTGGTGAAGCGCGGCCTCGGCATCGCCGCGCGCGACGCCATGTGCGGGTTCAAGCTGATGACCCGGGCGGCCGGGCGCGATCTGTTCGGCCGGGCGCGGATCGATCGCTGGGCGTTCGACGTCGAGATCCTGTACCTCGCGCGCGATCGCTGGCAGGTCGCCGAGGTGCCGGTGCCGTGGCGCCACGTCGAGGGCTCGCGGGTCTCGGTCGCGACGGCCGGGCCCCGCGCCGCGCTCGACCTGATCGCGATCCGCCTCCGTGGCCGCGGTTGA
- the hemL gene encoding glutamate-1-semialdehyde 2,1-aminomutase — translation MTLRPTPRSAEIFARAQAVIPGGVNSPVRACRQVGGEPLFIARGEGGRVFDVDGNAYLDLIGSWGPMILGHAHPEILEVIARTLANGTSFGAPTEIEVEFAEAVRAAVPSMQKVRAVSSGTEATMSALRLARGATGRAVIIKIDGAYHGHSDALLVAAGSGAATLGIPGSAGVTDGAAADTLTVPHNDLGAIERILDERPGQVAAIIVEGVPGNMGCVPPAPGYLAGVRALTSKHGVVFIMDEVMCGFRVAYGGAQALYGVTPDLTCVGKIVGGGLPAAAFGGRADLMDHLAPLGPVYQAGTLSGNPIAMAAGLKMLELLRRPGTYERLESLSARLALGLAGAARAAGVPACVERVGSMLTLFFTAGPVTDYAAARTCDLARFASFFRGMRDRGVSLPPSQFEAMFVSLAFTDDDIDTIVTAAAQTLGSAPAAAAP, via the coding sequence ATGACGCTCCGCCCAACGCCCCGCTCCGCCGAGATCTTCGCCCGCGCCCAGGCCGTCATCCCCGGCGGGGTCAACTCGCCCGTGCGCGCGTGCCGCCAGGTCGGCGGCGAGCCGCTGTTCATCGCCCGCGGCGAGGGCGGCCGGGTGTTCGACGTCGACGGCAACGCCTACCTCGATCTGATCGGGTCGTGGGGGCCGATGATCCTCGGCCACGCCCACCCCGAGATCCTCGAGGTCATCGCGCGCACGCTCGCCAACGGCACCAGCTTCGGCGCGCCGACCGAGATCGAGGTCGAGTTCGCCGAGGCCGTGCGCGCCGCGGTGCCGTCGATGCAGAAGGTCCGGGCGGTGTCGTCGGGCACCGAGGCCACGATGAGCGCGCTGCGCCTGGCCCGCGGCGCCACCGGCCGCGCGGTCATCATCAAGATCGACGGCGCCTACCACGGCCACTCCGACGCGCTCCTGGTCGCGGCCGGCTCGGGCGCCGCCACGCTCGGCATCCCCGGGTCGGCCGGCGTCACCGACGGCGCCGCCGCCGACACGCTGACCGTGCCGCACAACGACCTCGGCGCGATCGAGCGCATCCTCGACGAGCGCCCCGGCCAGGTCGCGGCGATCATCGTCGAGGGCGTGCCCGGCAACATGGGCTGCGTCCCGCCGGCGCCCGGCTACCTGGCCGGCGTGCGCGCGCTGACCTCGAAGCACGGCGTCGTGTTCATCATGGACGAGGTCATGTGCGGCTTCCGCGTCGCCTACGGCGGCGCCCAGGCGCTCTACGGCGTCACGCCCGACCTCACCTGCGTCGGCAAGATCGTCGGCGGCGGGCTCCCGGCCGCGGCCTTCGGCGGCCGCGCCGACCTGATGGACCACCTCGCGCCGCTCGGCCCCGTCTACCAGGCCGGCACGCTCAGCGGCAATCCCATCGCGATGGCGGCCGGCCTGAAGATGCTCGAGCTCCTGCGCCGGCCCGGCACCTACGAGCGGCTCGAGTCGCTCTCGGCCCGCCTCGCCCTGGGCCTCGCCGGCGCCGCCCGCGCCGCCGGCGTCCCCGCCTGCGTCGAGCGCGTCGGCTCGATGCTGACCCTGTTCTTCACCGCCGGCCCCGTCACCGACTACGCCGCCGCCAGGACCTGCGACCTGGCCCGCTTCGCCTCGTTCTTCCGTGGCATGCGCGACCGCGGCGTCTCGCTCCCGCCGTCGCAGTTCGAGGCCATGTTCGTCTCGCTGGCCTTCACCGACGACGACATCGACACGATCGTCACCGCCGCGGCGCAGACGCTGGGGTCCGCCCCGGCCGCTGCGGCCCCCTGA
- the gyrA gene encoding DNA gyrase subunit A: protein MSDPAANANITPIAIEQEMRSSFMDYAMSVIVARALPDARDGMKPVHRRILFAQKGLNNVWNRSYLKCARIVGDVIGKYHPHGDASVYDALVRMAQDFSMRYMLVDGQGNFGSVDGDPPAAMRYTECRMAKLASELLADLDKETVEWQPNYDDKEFEPTVLPTKVPNLLLNGATGIAVGMATSIPPHNLTEIVTGVLALIERPTLPDEDLFRIVTGPDFPTGGIIQGRLGILSAFKTGRGSVVVRGRAHVEDVRKDRPAIIITELPFMVNKARWIENCADQVRDKKLEGISDIRDESDRTGMRVVFELKRDANDQVILNNLYKATALQSSFAVNMLAIVDGRPVLLTLRRALHVFIDHRRDVVTRRTLFDLREARARREIVEGLGLAVMNIDRVIEIIRGSKDTDIAKERLQAERLGGLDGFLERAGRPEAEVAAARAAGFVQLTARQAQAILDMRLGRLTGLEREKLEAEYRELWSLTDYLEGLLADDKKLMGAIVAELVALRDEFGDARRTEIVDAEGEILTEALIDQEDMVVTRTRLGYVKRTRLKEYQAQGRGGRGITGAAQGGDDDFVADMFAASTHDHLLLFTSKGRAYYKKVYELPEGARTSKGKPFVNVIDLQDGEEVVSMLPLKEWSDDRYVFLATASGTVKKTELTAFEKIRVTGIRAISLDDTDRLVSVAITSAKHDVLLTSAKGLAVRFRDDKVRPMGREAGGVRGMKLGTNDRLVGMVAFERGSDATLLTMCARGYGKRTSLADYPTKNRGGKGVITIKTTTRNGKVAAVRIVAADDHVILISDKGKIIRLRAKDIPIQGRATQGVRVMRLDDGESVAALERLADPDESDIEEGAPIEAADDGDTVPMDASDLDGEDDGDADDDDDADDDDADDDVEA, encoded by the coding sequence ATGTCCGACCCCGCCGCCAACGCCAACATCACGCCGATCGCCATCGAACAGGAGATGCGCTCCTCGTTCATGGACTACGCGATGAGCGTGATCGTCGCGCGCGCCCTGCCCGACGCCCGCGACGGCATGAAGCCGGTCCACCGGCGCATCCTGTTCGCCCAGAAGGGCCTGAACAACGTCTGGAACCGCTCGTACCTCAAGTGCGCGCGCATCGTCGGCGACGTCATCGGCAAGTACCACCCGCACGGCGACGCGTCGGTCTACGACGCCCTGGTCCGCATGGCCCAGGACTTCTCGATGCGGTACATGCTCGTCGACGGCCAGGGCAACTTCGGCTCGGTCGACGGCGATCCCCCGGCGGCGATGCGCTACACCGAGTGCCGCATGGCCAAGCTGGCCAGCGAGCTGCTCGCCGATCTCGACAAGGAGACCGTCGAGTGGCAGCCGAACTACGACGACAAGGAGTTCGAGCCCACGGTCCTGCCGACCAAGGTGCCGAACCTGCTCCTCAACGGCGCCACCGGCATCGCGGTCGGCATGGCCACGTCGATCCCGCCGCACAACCTGACCGAGATCGTCACCGGCGTGCTCGCGCTGATCGAGCGGCCGACCCTGCCCGACGAGGACCTGTTCCGGATCGTCACCGGGCCTGACTTCCCGACCGGCGGCATCATCCAGGGCCGCCTCGGCATCCTCAGCGCGTTCAAGACCGGCCGCGGCTCGGTCGTGGTGCGCGGGCGCGCGCACGTCGAGGACGTCCGCAAGGACCGCCCCGCGATCATCATCACCGAGCTGCCGTTCATGGTGAACAAGGCGCGGTGGATCGAGAACTGCGCCGACCAGGTCCGCGACAAGAAGCTCGAGGGCATCTCCGACATCCGCGACGAGAGCGACCGCACCGGCATGCGGGTCGTGTTCGAGCTCAAGCGCGACGCCAACGACCAGGTCATCCTCAACAACCTCTACAAGGCGACCGCGCTGCAGAGCTCGTTCGCCGTCAACATGCTGGCGATCGTCGACGGCCGGCCGGTGCTCTTGACGCTGCGGCGGGCGCTGCACGTGTTCATCGACCACCGCCGCGACGTCGTCACCCGGCGGACGCTGTTCGACCTGCGCGAGGCCCGCGCCCGGCGCGAGATCGTCGAGGGCCTCGGCCTCGCGGTCATGAACATCGACCGGGTGATCGAGATCATCCGCGGGTCGAAGGACACCGACATCGCCAAGGAGCGCCTGCAGGCCGAGCGGCTGGGCGGGCTCGACGGCTTCCTCGAGCGCGCCGGCCGGCCCGAGGCCGAGGTCGCCGCCGCGCGCGCCGCCGGGTTCGTGCAGCTGACCGCCCGCCAGGCCCAGGCCATCCTCGACATGCGGCTCGGCCGGCTGACCGGCCTCGAGCGCGAGAAGCTCGAGGCCGAGTACCGCGAGCTGTGGAGCTTGACCGACTACCTCGAGGGCCTGCTGGCCGACGACAAGAAGCTGATGGGCGCGATCGTCGCGGAGCTCGTCGCGCTCCGGGACGAGTTCGGCGACGCGCGCCGGACCGAGATCGTCGACGCCGAGGGCGAGATCCTGACCGAGGCGCTGATCGACCAGGAGGACATGGTCGTCACCCGGACCCGGCTCGGCTACGTCAAGCGCACGCGGCTCAAGGAGTACCAGGCCCAGGGCCGTGGCGGCCGCGGCATCACCGGCGCCGCCCAGGGCGGGGACGACGACTTCGTGGCCGACATGTTCGCGGCCTCGACCCACGACCACCTGCTCCTGTTCACGTCCAAGGGCCGGGCCTACTACAAGAAGGTCTACGAGCTGCCCGAGGGCGCGCGCACCTCCAAGGGCAAGCCGTTCGTGAACGTGATCGATCTCCAGGACGGCGAGGAGGTCGTGTCGATGCTGCCGCTCAAGGAGTGGAGCGACGACCGCTACGTGTTCCTCGCCACCGCGAGCGGCACCGTCAAGAAGACCGAGCTGACCGCCTTCGAGAAGATCCGCGTCACCGGCATCCGGGCGATCTCGCTCGACGACACCGACCGGCTGGTGTCGGTGGCGATCACCAGCGCCAAGCACGACGTGCTCCTGACCTCGGCCAAGGGCCTGGCGGTCCGGTTCCGCGACGACAAGGTCCGGCCGATGGGCCGCGAGGCCGGCGGCGTGCGCGGCATGAAGCTCGGCACCAACGATCGCCTGGTCGGCATGGTCGCGTTCGAGCGCGGCAGCGACGCCACGCTGCTGACGATGTGCGCCCGCGGCTACGGCAAGCGCACGTCGCTCGCCGACTACCCGACCAAGAACCGCGGCGGCAAGGGCGTCATCACGATCAAGACCACGACCCGCAACGGCAAGGTCGCGGCGGTGCGCATCGTCGCCGCCGACGATCACGTGATCCTGATCAGCGACAAGGGCAAGATCATCCGCCTGCGCGCCAAGGACATCCCGATCCAGGGTCGCGCGACCCAGGGCGTCCGGGTGATGCGGCTCGACGACGGCGAGAGCGTGGCGGCGCTCGAGCGCCTGGCCGACCCGGACGAGAGCGACATCGAGGAGGGCGCGCCGATCGAGGCCGCCGACGACGGCGACACCGTGCCGATGGACGCCAGCGACCTCGACGGCGAGGACGACGGCGACGCGGACGACGACGACGACGCGGACGACGACGACGCGGACGACGACGTCGAGGCGTAG
- a CDS encoding cytochrome P460 family protein, whose amino-acid sequence MRAALALALAALGACSVAVDPEPVGDYTSWKRLDVRGPAPGHGDTYRIIYVNPIAADPAQPFVGGYAEGSIIVKEIHDDQGGAPGDLRYVALMRKLGDDTDLPLQEHWLFSQTSSPGGAETHADFCFARCHQAAPYDSAWYDYRQ is encoded by the coding sequence GTGAGGGCGGCGCTGGCCCTGGCGCTGGCGGCGCTCGGCGCGTGCTCGGTCGCGGTCGATCCCGAGCCGGTCGGCGACTACACCAGCTGGAAGCGGCTCGACGTGCGCGGCCCGGCGCCCGGCCACGGCGACACCTACCGGATCATCTACGTCAACCCGATCGCCGCGGACCCGGCCCAGCCGTTCGTCGGCGGCTACGCCGAGGGCTCGATCATCGTCAAGGAGATCCACGACGACCAAGGCGGCGCGCCCGGCGACCTCCGCTACGTCGCGCTGATGCGCAAGCTCGGCGACGACACCGACCTGCCGCTGCAGGAGCACTGGCTGTTCTCGCAGACGTCGAGCCCGGGCGGCGCTGAAACGCACGCCGACTTCTGCTTCGCCCGCTGCCACCAGGCCGCCCCGTACGACAGCGCCTGGTACGACTACCGGCAGTAG